A single region of the Salvia splendens isolate huo1 chromosome 18, SspV2, whole genome shotgun sequence genome encodes:
- the LOC121776384 gene encoding hyoscyamine 6-dioxygenase-like — protein METLMSNWLNPVEKTPEKYIFPAHQRPGSQPFPVMNDIPLIDLQHPNPQHIIDRIIDACQRFGIFQVINHGIPASLMEETMAVMKGFFSGPAEHKASLYSTDLAKKCRIYSSTLNYDSEDFHYWRDNLTHHCHPVHDHIHLWPHHPPTYRQVVGEYAVETRKLMVRILEAICEGLGLKPDYLEGKMTKTQLLSVNHHIPCPDPSLTLGMPQHTDPNLITILQQCSVPGLHVFRHHQWMDVPSDPTAFLVVPGLQLKVMSNGRFRSPIHRVMTHQEEARTTIGTFLIPSNEIVIEPAGDSPAVYRGFTYGEFFRCFTRSNCDADTALAYFQTDSKSPTLLK, from the exons atgGAGACACTAATGTCAAACTGGCTCAACCCTGTGGAAAAAACACCTGAAAAATACATATTCCCCGCCCACCAAAGGCCTGGCTCCCAACCTTTCCCAGTCATGAACGACATCCCTCTCATCGATCTTCAACACCCCAATCCACAACACATCATTGACCGGATCATCGATGCATGCCAACGCTTCGGCATCTTTCAGGTCATCAACCACGGGATCCCGGCAAGCCTGATGGAGGAGACGATGGCGGTGATGAAGGGATTCTTCTCAGGGCCGGCCGAGCACAAGGCGAGCCTGTACTCGACCGACCTCGCCAAGAAATGCAGGATCTACTCAAGCACCTTGAACTACGACTCTGAGGATTTCCATTACTGGAGAGATAATCTCACCCACCATTGCCACCCTGTCCATGACCACATCCATCTCTGGCCCCACCACCCTCCCACTTATAG ACAAGTTGTTGGGGAATATGCAGTTGAGACGAGGAAGTTGATGGTGAGGATTTTGGAAGCCATATGTGAAGGGCTTGGGCTGAAACCTGATTACTTGGAGGGGAAGATGACCAAAACACAGCTGCTGTCAGTGAATCATCACATTCCATGCCCTGATCCGAGCCTCACGCTCGGGATGCCGCAACACACCGATCCCAACCTCATCACCATCCTGCAGCAGTGCTCCGTCCCGGGCCTCCATGTCTTCCGCCACCACCAGTGGATGGACGTCCCCTCCGACCCCACCGCATTCCTCGTCGTCCCTGGCCTCCAACTCAAG GTGATGAGCAATGGGAGATTTCGGAGCCCGATTCATAGAGTGATGACGCATCAGGAGGAGGCGAGGACGACGATTGGGACGTTTCTGATTCCGTCGAACGAGATCGTAATTGAGCCAGCCGGAGATAGCCCTGCAGTCTATAGAGGGTTCACTTATGGGGAGTTTTTCAGGTGCTTCACTCGGAGCAACTGTGATGCTGATACTGCACTCGCCTACTTCCAAACAGACTCTAAATCACCAACACTACTCAAATGA